A region of Rhodamnia argentea isolate NSW1041297 chromosome 9, ASM2092103v1, whole genome shotgun sequence DNA encodes the following proteins:
- the LOC115740854 gene encoding endoglucanase 1-like, which yields MASFTRASLLVQLLRLALLSMLCISGDAFTPKDYSDALEKSILFFEGQRSGKLPPTQRLAWRGDSGLSDGSSYHVDLVGGYYDAGDNVKFGLPMAFTTTLLAWSVIEFGSSMPSQIENARAAVRWSADYLLKAATATPGTLYVQVGDPNNDHRCWERPEDMDTARTVYKVSAQNPGSDVAAETAAALAAASIVFKDSDPSYSSKLLQTAMKVFDFADKYRGSYSDSLNSAVCPFYCSYSGYQDELLWGASWIHRASQDSSYLAYIQSNGRTMGADDDDYSFSWDDKRAGTKILLSKGFLEKNSEEFQLYKVHSDNYICSLIPGTSSLQAQYTPGGLLYKGSASNLQYVTSTAFLFLTYAKYLSTNGIAVSCGATTVTAENLITQARKQVDYILGDNPARTSYMVGFGDKYPLHVHHRGSSLPSARSHPGRISCSDGFQYLYSGSPNPNVLVGAIVGGPDSNDRFADDRNNYQQSEPATYINAPFVGALAFFSGKAASGTLK from the exons ATGGCTTCTTTCACTAGAGCCTCCCTTTTGGTGCAACTGTTGCGCCTAGCTCTGCTTTCAATGCTGTGCATCTCTGGCGATGCTTTCACCCCCAAGGATTACTCCGACGCTCTCGAGAAGTCCATCCTCTTCTTCGAGGGGCAGCGGTCGGGGAAACTGCCGCCGACCCAGCGGCTCGCGTGGAGGGGCGACTCTGGACTGTCCGACGGCTCGTCGTATCAT GTGGACTTGGTAGGAGGGTACTATGATGCTGGAGACAACGTCAAGTTTGGACTCCCAATGGCCTTCACCACCACCTTGCTCGCTTGGAGTGTGATAGAGTTTGGCAGTTCGATGCCGAGCCAGATCGAGAACGCCCGAGCCGCGGTACGCTGGAGCGCAGATTATCTGTTGAAAGCAGCAACTGCTACTCCAGGAACCTTATATGTCCAA GTTGGAGATCCAAACAACGACCACAGGTGCTGGGAGAGGCCAGAAGACATGGACACCGCGCGGACCGTCTACAAGGTGTCAGCTCAGAACCCTGGATCCGACGTGGCCGCTGAAACCGCCGCCGCTCTAGCCGCGGCTTCAATAGTGTTCAAAGATTCGGACCCTTCTTATTCGAGCAAATTGCTTCAAACCGCCATGAAG GTCTTCGACTTTGCGGACAAGTACAGAGGTTCCTACAGCGACTCTCTCAATTCCGCTGTCTGCCCATTTTACTGCTCTTACTCAGGATACCAG GATGAGCTGCTGTGGGGAGCTTCAtggatccatagagcttcacaGGACAGCTCATACTTGGCATACATACAGTCCAACGGCCGCACCATGGgcgccgacgacgacgactacTCATTCAGTTGGGACGACAAGAGGGCTGGAACAAAAATCCTCCTTTCTAAG GGATTTCTGGAAAAGAACTCGGAAGAATTTCAACTGTACAAAGTGCATTCGGACAACTACATATGCTCTCTGATTCCCGGAACGTCCAGCCTCCAGGCCCAGTATACTCCAG GAGGACTTCTCTACAAGGGGAGCGCGAGCAACCTCCAGTACGTCACATCGACTGCGTTCCTCTTCCTGACCTATGCCAAGTACCTGAGCACAAATGGCATCGCCGTCTCGTGCGGAGCCACCACCGTCACCGCCGAGAACCTCATCACACAGGCCAGGAAGCAGGTGGACTACATCCTAGGGGACAACCCCGCGAGGACATCGTACATGGTCGGGTTCGGCGACAAGTACCCCCTGCACGTGCACCACAGGGGATCATCCCTCCCTTCCGCGCGCTCCCACCCTGGCCGCATCTCGTGCAGCGATGGGTTCCAGTATCTTTACTCCGGGTCACCCAACCCAAATGTGCTTGTCGGGGCCATCGTTGGAGGCCCAGACAGCAACGATCGTTTCGCCGACGACAGGAACAATTACCAGCAGTCTGAACCCGCCACTTACATTAACGCACCATTCGTCGGCGCACTCGCTTTCTTCTCAGGCAAAGCAGCTTCGGGGACACTGAAATGA
- the LOC115740878 gene encoding beta-carotene isomerase D27, chloroplastic, which produces MVALAHGSSQLLHCPPPPGRLRPPRRRAVVRCGIAEPSGEPAPMGQKTKYKDGFFEKAFMTLFARKMEKFAASPARARGGGDGGVERPKGWLEYDYESFVDVSKRVMQGRSRAQQQEVVREVLMSMLPPGAPAQFRKLFPPTKWAAEFNAALTVPFFHWLVGPSEVVEVEVNEVKQKSGVHIKKCRYLENSGCVGLCVNMCKIPTQDFFTNEFGLPLTMIPNFEDMSCEMVYGQSPPPFEEDPVSKQPCFADICSMSNPSASICPKLQA; this is translated from the exons ATGGTGGCTCTCGCCCACGGCAGCTCTCAACTCCTCCACTGCCCGCCGCCGCCCGGGCGCCTCCGCCCCCCGCGGCGGAGAGCCGTCGTGAGGTGCGGAATCGCCGAGCCGTCGGGGGAGCCGGCTCCGATGGGGCAGAAGACGAAGTACAAGGACGGGTTCTTCGAGAAGGCGTTCATGACTCTGTTCGCTCGCAAGATGGAGAAGTTCGCGGCGTCACCGGCTAGGGCCCGAGGGGGCGGCGACGGCGGGGTCGAGAGGCCGAAAGGGTGGCTCGAGTACGACTACGAGAGCTTCGTGGACGTGTCGAAGAGGGTAATGCAAGGGAGGTCTCGGGCTCAGCAACAGGAAGTGGTCCGAGAAGTGCTCATGTCGATGCTGCCTCCTGGTGCTCCTGCTCAG TTTAGGAAGCTGTTCCCACCAACAAAGTGGGCTGCCGAGTTCAATGCTGCGCTCACTGTGCCTTTCTTCCACTGGTTAGTTGGGCCTTCCGAG GTTGTGGAGGTAGAAGTAAATGAAGTGAAGCAAAAAAGTGGAGTGCACATTAAAAAGTGCAG gtaCTTGGAGAATAGCGGTTGTGTAGGGCTGTGTGTAAACATGTGCAAGATCCCCACTCAGGATTTCTTCACCAATGAATTCGGGCTACCCCTCACCATGATTCCGA ATTTTGAAGATATGAGCTGTGAAATGGTGTATGGTCAATCTCCCCCGCCATTTGAAGAGGATCCTGTGTCTAAGCAACCTTGTTTTGCAGATATTT GCTCAATGTCAAATCCTAGCGCTAGCATCTGTCCGAAACTGCAAGCGTGA
- the LOC115740877 gene encoding probable lysophospholipase BODYGUARD 3 isoform X1: MASIAKTVPTPARIGMAVIDVVSFVVFSLLDVLDVVLCFAYRVADFFVESEWKPCYCSSPRAAIATNGGGDILVSGQGESKIVRMMSSSKVQMEDVSDTLYARASRVSEVSSSAVKRLNSHNRRNHAGHNHKKKTGSPGARSSFVVNSTVVEMIHGRMVGQKSQPIPRWSDCDCQLCNSWSSSSSTTLYVKSAGGEGGKAREDVVFIHGFISSSAFWTETLFPNFSKEASSMYRFFAVDLLGFGRSPKPAESLYTLKEHVDMIEKSVLEPHKVKSFHIVAHSLGCILALALAVRHPNSVKSLTLLAPPYFPVPEGEEATQYVMRRVAPRRVWPLITFGASMACWYEHVSRTICLLICKNHRLWEFLIKLVTRNRLRTYLVEGFCCHTHNAAWHTLHNIICGTAGKLDAYLDAVRDRVNCEINIFHGKGDEVIPVECTHDVKRRLRRANVKVMEREDHITIVVGRQKEFARELEEIWGRSRG; encoded by the exons ATGGCTTCGATCGCCAAAACCGTACCCACGCCGGCGCGCATTGGGATGGCCGTGATCGACGTCGTGAGCTTCGTGGTGTTCTCCCTCCTGGACGTCCTCGACGTGGTCCTGTGCTTCGCCTACCGGGTGGCGGACTTCTTCGTCGAGTCGGAGTGGAAGCCATGCTACTGCTCATCGCCGAGGGCGGCTATTGCCACCAATGGCGGCGGCGACATCCTGGTCTCTGGGCAAGGCGAGTCCAAGATCGTCCGCATGATGAGCTCGAGCAAGGTCCAGATGGAGGACGTCTCTGACACGCTCTACGCGCGGGCCTCCCGGGTGTCCGAGGTCTCCAGCTCCGCTGTTAAGAGGCTCAATAGCCACAACCGCAGAAACCACGCGGGTCATAATCATAAGAAGAAGACCGGCAGTCCTGGGGCCCGGTCAAGCTTCGTGGTGAATTCCACGGTTGTCGAGATGATTCACGGAAGGATGGTCGGGCAGAAGTCGCAGCCGATTCCGAGGTGGTCGGATTGCGATTGCCAACTTTGCAATTCCTGGTCGTCTTCTAGCAGCACGACCCTCTACGTCAAATCCGCCGGCGGTGAAG GTGGCAAGGCACGTGAGGATGTTGTGTTCATCCACGGCTTCATTTCCTCGTCAGCATTCTGGACGGAGACCCTGTTCCCGAACTTCTCCAAGGAGGCGAGCTCGATGTACCGGTTCTTCGCGGTCGACCTCCTGGGGTTCGGGAGGAGCCCAAAGCCGGCCGAGTCCCTGTACACGCTCAAGGAGCATGTGGACATGATCGAGAAGTCGGTGTTAGAGCCGCACAAGGTCAAGTCCTTCCACATTGTGGCTCATTCTTTAGGTTGCATTTTGGCCCTCGCCCTCGCGGTTCGGCACCCTAACTCGGTCAAGTCCTTAACTCTACTCGCACCG CCCTATTTTCCAGTGCCGGAGGGAGAAGAAGCGACGCAATACGTGATGAGAAGGGTCGCTCCGAGGCGCGTGTGGCCGTTGATCACCTTCGGGGCGTCGATGGCTTGCTGGTACGAGCACGTCAGCCGTACGATTTGCCTGCTCATATGCAAGAACCACCGGTTGTGGGAATTTCTCATCAAGCTAGTCACCAGAAACAG GCTCAGGACATACTTGGTCGAAGGTTTCTGCTGCCACACCCACAACGCGGCGTGGCACACCCTCCACAACATCATCTGCGGCACGGCCGGGAAGCTCGACGCCTACCTCGACGCCGTCCGAGACCGCGTGAACTGCGAGATCAACATCTTCCACGGCAAGGGCGACGAGGTGATCCCCGTGGAGTGCACCCATGACGTGAAGAGGCGGCTGCGCCGGGCCAACGTGAAGGTGATGGAGCGGGAGGATCACATCACGATTGTCGTCGGGAGGCAGAAGGAGTTCGCGAGGGAGCTGGAGGAGATCTGGGGGAGATCGAGGGGTTAA
- the LOC115740877 gene encoding probable lysophospholipase BODYGUARD 3 isoform X2, translating into MASIAKTVPTPARIGMAVIDVVSFVVFSLLDVLDVVLCFAYRVADFFVESEWKPCYCSSPRAAIATNGGGDILVSGQGESKIVRMMSSSKVQMEDVSDTLYARASRVSEVSSSAVKRLNSHNRRNHAGHNHKKKTGSPGARSSFVVNSTVVEMIHGRMVGQKSQPIPRWSDCDCQLCNSWSSSSSTTLYVKSAGGEGGKAREDVVFIHGFISSSAFWTETLFPNFSKEASSMYRFFAVDLLGFGRSPKPAESLYTLKEHVDMIEKSVLEPHKVKSFHIVAHSLGCILALALAVRHPNSVKSLTLLAPNKSLCLNMDPSLCDAALFSSAGGRRSDAIRDEKGRSEARVAVDHLRGVDGLLVRARQPYDLPAHMQEPPVVGISHQASHQKQAQDILGRRFLLPHPQRGVAHPPQHHLRHGREARRLPRRRPRPRELRDQHLPRQGRRGDPRGVHP; encoded by the exons ATGGCTTCGATCGCCAAAACCGTACCCACGCCGGCGCGCATTGGGATGGCCGTGATCGACGTCGTGAGCTTCGTGGTGTTCTCCCTCCTGGACGTCCTCGACGTGGTCCTGTGCTTCGCCTACCGGGTGGCGGACTTCTTCGTCGAGTCGGAGTGGAAGCCATGCTACTGCTCATCGCCGAGGGCGGCTATTGCCACCAATGGCGGCGGCGACATCCTGGTCTCTGGGCAAGGCGAGTCCAAGATCGTCCGCATGATGAGCTCGAGCAAGGTCCAGATGGAGGACGTCTCTGACACGCTCTACGCGCGGGCCTCCCGGGTGTCCGAGGTCTCCAGCTCCGCTGTTAAGAGGCTCAATAGCCACAACCGCAGAAACCACGCGGGTCATAATCATAAGAAGAAGACCGGCAGTCCTGGGGCCCGGTCAAGCTTCGTGGTGAATTCCACGGTTGTCGAGATGATTCACGGAAGGATGGTCGGGCAGAAGTCGCAGCCGATTCCGAGGTGGTCGGATTGCGATTGCCAACTTTGCAATTCCTGGTCGTCTTCTAGCAGCACGACCCTCTACGTCAAATCCGCCGGCGGTGAAG GTGGCAAGGCACGTGAGGATGTTGTGTTCATCCACGGCTTCATTTCCTCGTCAGCATTCTGGACGGAGACCCTGTTCCCGAACTTCTCCAAGGAGGCGAGCTCGATGTACCGGTTCTTCGCGGTCGACCTCCTGGGGTTCGGGAGGAGCCCAAAGCCGGCCGAGTCCCTGTACACGCTCAAGGAGCATGTGGACATGATCGAGAAGTCGGTGTTAGAGCCGCACAAGGTCAAGTCCTTCCACATTGTGGCTCATTCTTTAGGTTGCATTTTGGCCCTCGCCCTCGCGGTTCGGCACCCTAACTCGGTCAAGTCCTTAACTCTACTCGCACCG AACAAATCTTTATGCCTAAACATGGACCCGTCGCTCTGCGACGCAGCCCTATTTTCCAGTGCCGGAGGGAGAAGAAGCGACGCAATACGTGATGAGAAGGGTCGCTCCGAGGCGCGTGTGGCCGTTGATCACCTTCGGGGCGTCGATGGCTTGCTGGTACGAGCACGTCAGCCGTACGATTTGCCTGCTCATATGCAAGAACCACCGGTTGTGGGAATTTCTCATCAAGCTAGTCACCAGAAACAG GCTCAGGACATACTTGGTCGAAGGTTTCTGCTGCCACACCCACAACGCGGCGTGGCACACCCTCCACAACATCATCTGCGGCACGGCCGGGAAGCTCGACGCCTACCTCGACGCCGTCCGAGACCGCGTGAACTGCGAGATCAACATCTTCCACGGCAAGGGCGACGAGGTGATCCCCGTGGAGTGCACCCATGA